Proteins found in one Panthera tigris isolate Pti1 chromosome B3, P.tigris_Pti1_mat1.1, whole genome shotgun sequence genomic segment:
- the FAN1 gene encoding fanconi-associated nuclease 1 isoform X2, translating to MMSEGKAPVKKRPRRSLSASKTKTKECNSIISFFNNAPPAKLACPVCSKMVQRYDLNRHLDEKCANNDDITPVDQRHVDLTNSHVPTVDLTNIVLEDVTPGKLSPSKISLTPDQSDSAKMGVKQQTSPYFKNNDDLGCKNQDKLRHHNVKVITLGSLSSKLSRRYTEAKRAIDKNEEFANKSPQSSSFTMVRTLVDNCSETEDKDQILENSSQKENVFACDSLKEQSTPEHTVEGTKIMEAESQKDTQEYERSPLGPAFSDNAAMLFSPDLTLGNTLKSTSEHSLAKWESIKGVDNQDVEKCEAGSCEEVKVTVASETKTQLSNWEAKSDSPTHDDSKGHNIQDLSPEGDSDLKNEITCGIPLEQGSSCDVPGKTVTVPPSHPYYLRSFLVVLRAVFENEEDRMLFDEHERGIVTKFHQLSASGQKLYVRLFQRKFGWIKMNKLEYEEIAPDLTPVIGELQQAGFLQTESELQELSEVLELLSAPELKTLAKTFHLVNPNGQKQQLVDTFLKLAKQPSVCTWGKNQSGIGAVILKRAKDLAGESLRVCKGPRAVFSRVLLLFSLTDSMEDEEAACGGQGQLSTVLLVNLGRMEFPRYTINRKTQIFQDRDDLIRYAAAAHMLSDISTAMANGNWKEAKELSQCAKSDWNKLKNHPSLRYHENLPLFLRCFTVGWIYTRILSRTVEILQRLHLYEEAVKELENLLSQKVYCPDSRGRWWDRLALNLHQHLKRLEPAIKCIAEGLADPEVRTGHRLSLYQRAVRLRESPSCQKYRHLFHRLPEITVEDVKHVTITGRLCPQRGMGKSVFVMEAGGPTAPATVLCSVEEVALAYYRRSGFDQGIHGEGSTFSTLYGLLLWDVIFMDGIPDVFRNAYQACPLDLCTDSFFTSRGPAIEARLQLIHSAPAESLRAWVAAAWQAQEGRVASIVSWDRFASLQQAQDLVSCLGGPVLSGVCRRLAVDFRHCRGGLPDLVVWDSQSHHFKKQVPGSSPCSKGGDSTGCEHHEAEMTGNCLLSELRRSRLPCAIIPPHLCLKNFNPS from the exons ATGATGTCAGAAGGGAAAGCTCCTGTGAAGAAAAGACCTCGTAGAAGTTTATCAGCcagtaaaactaaaacaaaagaatgtaactctattatttcattttttaacaatgCACCACCTGCTAAGCTTGCCTGCCCTGTTTGTAGTAAAATGGTGCAGAGATATGATTTAAACCGGCATCTTGATGAAAAGTGTGCTAACAATGATGACATCACTCCAGTTGATCAGAGGCATGTTGACTTAACAAATTCACATGTGCCTACAGTAGATTTAACCAATATTGTGTTAGAAGATGTAACGCCAGGAAAGTTGTCACCATCAAAGATAAGTTTAACCCCTGACCAAAGTGATTCAGCAAAAATGGGCGTAAAACAGCAGACCAgcccctactttaaaaataatgatgatttgGGGTGCAAAAATCAAGATAAGCTGAGACATCATAATGTGAAAGTCATTACTTTGGGAAGCCTGTCATCTAAATTGTCCAGAAGATACACAGAGGCTAAAAGAGCAATAGATAAGAATGAGGAATTTGCCAATAAGAGTCCACAGAGTTCCTCATTCACAATGGTTAGGACCCTGGTTGATAACTGTTCAGAGACTGAGGACAAGGATCAAATTTTGGAGAACAGttctcaaaaggaaaatgtgtttgCCTGTGATTCTCTTAAGGAGCAGAGTACACCTGAACATACTGTAGAAGGCACAAAAATAATGGAAGCTGAAAGCCAAAAGGATACCCAGGAATATGAGAGATCACCCCTTGGCCCTGCCTTCtcagataatgctgctatgttATTTTCACCAGATTTAACTCTTGGGAATACATTGAAGTCTACTTCAGAGCACAGTCTTGCAAAGTGGGAGAGCATCAAAGGAGTAGATAATCAAGATGTTGAAAAATGCGAGGCAGGTAGTTGTGAAGAAGTGAAAGTGACTGTTGCTTCAGAAACTAAAACACAGTTGTCAAATTGGGAGGCAAAGTCTGATAGTCCTACACATGATGATTCTAAAGGGCATAACATCCAGGACCTTTCTCCGGAAGGTGACAGTGACTTAAAGAATGAAATCACTTGTGGAATTCCTTTGGAGCAGGGGTCAAGCTGTGATGTTCCTGGTAAAACAGTTACAGTACCACCAAGTCATCCTTACTACCTTCGGAGTTTCCTCGTGGTGCTGAGAGCTGTATTTGAGAATGAAGAAGATAGGATGCTCTTTGATGAACATGAGAGGGGAATTGTAACTAAATTTCATCAATTATCAG CTAGTGGTCAGAAGTTATACGTAAGACTTTTTCAACGTAAATTTGGCTGGATTAAGATGAATAAATTGGAATATGAAGAGATTGCTCCTGACTTAACACCTGTGATTGGAGAATTGCAGCAAGCAGGCTTTCTGCAGACAG AGTCTGAGTTGCAAGAACTCTCTGAAGTGCTTGAACTGCTTTCTGCTCCTGAACTAAAAACCCTGGCCAAGACCTTCCACTTGGTGAATCCCAATGGACAGAAACAGCAACTCGTGGACACCTTTCTCAAATTGGCCAAACAGCCTTCAGTCTGcacttggggaaaaaatcagTCTGGAATCGGTGCCgtgattttaaaaag AGCTAAAGATTTGGCAGGAGAGTCACTGAGAGTCTGTAAAGGCCCTCGGGCTGTGTTTTCCCGGGTCTTGCTGCTATTTTCATTGACGGACTCCATGGAAGACGAGGAAGCTGCCTGTGGTGGTCAGGGACAGCTTTCTACTGTGCTTTTGGTCAATCTTGGCCGAATGGAGTTTCCTAGGTACACCATCAATCGGAAAACCCAAATCTTCCAAGATAGAGATGATCTCATCAG ATACGCAGCGGCCGCGCACATGCTAAGTGACATTTCTACTGCAATGGCCAATGGGAACTGGAAAGAAGCTAAAGAGCTCTCTCAATGTGCAAAAAGTGATTGGAACAAACTGAAAAACCACCCTTCCCTGAG ATACCATGAGAATTTACCACTCTTTCTGCGCTGCTTTACTGTCGGGTGGATTTACACAAGGATTCTGTCCCGTACTGTTGAAATATTGCAGCGACTTCACTTGTATGAG GAAGCAGTCAAGGAACTTGAAAACCTCTTGTCACAGAAAGTGTATTGTCCTGACAGCAGAGGCCGGTGGTGGGATAGATTGGCTCTCAACTTACACCAGCACTTGAAACGCCTTGAACCG GCTATTAAGTGCATCGCAGAAGGGCTGGCAGATCCAGAAGTAAGAACAGGACATCGTCTTTCACTGTATCAGAGAGCCGTGCGCCTGAGagagtctccaagctgtcagaagtACAGGCACCTCTTCCATCGGCTACCAGAAATAACTGTGGAAGATGTTAAACAT GTGACCATCACGGGCCGGCTGTGCCCGCAGCGTGGGATGGGCAAGTCTGTGTTCGTGATGGAGGCTGGGGGGCCCACTGCCCCTGCCACGGTCCTGTGCTCTGTGGAGGAGGTGGCATTGGCCTATTATAGACGCAGCGGCTTCGACCAGG GGATTCATGGGGAAGGGTCCACCTTTAGCACGTTGTATGGCCTCCTCCTGTGGGATGTAATCTTCATGGACGGGATACCAGACGTCTTCAGAAATGCCTACCAG GCATGCCCACTGGACTTGTGTACAGACAGCTTCTTCACGAGCAGGGGGCCGGCCATTGAAGCCAGGCTGCAGCTGATTCACAGCGCCCCCGCGGAGAGCCTGAGGGCCTGGGTGGCAGCCGCGTGGCAGGCCCAGGAAGGCCGAGTGGCTTCCATTGTCAGCTGGGATCGCTTTGCTTCTCTTCAGCAAGCTCAG GATCTTGTTTCCTGCTTGGGCGGCCCTGTCCTCAGTGGTGTGTGCAGGCGGCTGGCTGTGGACTTCCGGCACTGCCGAGGGGGCCTCCCCGACCTGGTGGTGTGGGACTCCCAGAGTCATCACTTTAAG AAGCAAGTCCCAGGGTCCAGCCCATGCTCAAAGGGAGGGGATTCCACAGGGTGTGAACACCATGAGGCTGAGATGACTGGGAACTGTCTTCTAAGTGAGCTTAGG
- the FAN1 gene encoding fanconi-associated nuclease 1 isoform X5, translated as MMSEGKAPVKKRPRRSLSASKTKTKECNSIISFFNNAPPAKLACPVCSKMVQRYDLNRHLDEKCANNDDITPVDQRHVDLTNSHVPTVDLTNIVLEDVTPGKLSPSKISLTPDQSDSAKMGVKQQTSPYFKNNDDLGCKNQDKLRHHNVKVITLGSLSSKLSRRYTEAKRAIDKNEEFANKSPQSSSFTMVRTLVDNCSETEDKDQILENSSQKENVFACDSLKEQSTPEHTVEGTKIMEAESQKDTQEYERSPLGPAFSDNAAMLFSPDLTLGNTLKSTSEHSLAKWESIKGVDNQDVEKCEAGSCEEVKVTVASETKTQLSNWEAKSDSPTHDDSKGHNIQDLSPEGDSDLKNEITCGIPLEQGSSCDVPGKTVTVPPSHPYYLRSFLVVLRAVFENEEDRMLFDEHERGIVTKFHQLSASGQKLYVRLFQRKFGWIKMNKLEYEEIAPDLTPVIGELQQAGFLQTESELQELSEVLELLSAPELKTLAKTFHLVNPNGQKQQLVDTFLKLAKQPSVCTWGKNQSGIGAVILKRAKDLAGESLRVCKGPRAVFSRVLLLFSLTDSMEDEEAACGGQGQLSTVLLVNLGRMEFPRYTINRKTQIFQDRDDLIRYAAAAHMLSDISTAMANGNWKEAKELSQCAKSDWNKLKNHPSLRYHENLPLFLRCFTVGWIYTRILSRTVEILQRLHLYEEAVKELENLLSQKVYCPDSRGRWWDRLALNLHQHLKRLEPAIKCIAEGLADPEVRTGHRLSLYQRAVRLRESPSCQKYRHLFHRLPEITVEDVKHVTITGRLCPQRGMGKSVFVMEAGGPTAPATVLCSVEEVALAYYRRSGFDQGMPTGLVYRQLLHEQGAGH; from the exons ATGATGTCAGAAGGGAAAGCTCCTGTGAAGAAAAGACCTCGTAGAAGTTTATCAGCcagtaaaactaaaacaaaagaatgtaactctattatttcattttttaacaatgCACCACCTGCTAAGCTTGCCTGCCCTGTTTGTAGTAAAATGGTGCAGAGATATGATTTAAACCGGCATCTTGATGAAAAGTGTGCTAACAATGATGACATCACTCCAGTTGATCAGAGGCATGTTGACTTAACAAATTCACATGTGCCTACAGTAGATTTAACCAATATTGTGTTAGAAGATGTAACGCCAGGAAAGTTGTCACCATCAAAGATAAGTTTAACCCCTGACCAAAGTGATTCAGCAAAAATGGGCGTAAAACAGCAGACCAgcccctactttaaaaataatgatgatttgGGGTGCAAAAATCAAGATAAGCTGAGACATCATAATGTGAAAGTCATTACTTTGGGAAGCCTGTCATCTAAATTGTCCAGAAGATACACAGAGGCTAAAAGAGCAATAGATAAGAATGAGGAATTTGCCAATAAGAGTCCACAGAGTTCCTCATTCACAATGGTTAGGACCCTGGTTGATAACTGTTCAGAGACTGAGGACAAGGATCAAATTTTGGAGAACAGttctcaaaaggaaaatgtgtttgCCTGTGATTCTCTTAAGGAGCAGAGTACACCTGAACATACTGTAGAAGGCACAAAAATAATGGAAGCTGAAAGCCAAAAGGATACCCAGGAATATGAGAGATCACCCCTTGGCCCTGCCTTCtcagataatgctgctatgttATTTTCACCAGATTTAACTCTTGGGAATACATTGAAGTCTACTTCAGAGCACAGTCTTGCAAAGTGGGAGAGCATCAAAGGAGTAGATAATCAAGATGTTGAAAAATGCGAGGCAGGTAGTTGTGAAGAAGTGAAAGTGACTGTTGCTTCAGAAACTAAAACACAGTTGTCAAATTGGGAGGCAAAGTCTGATAGTCCTACACATGATGATTCTAAAGGGCATAACATCCAGGACCTTTCTCCGGAAGGTGACAGTGACTTAAAGAATGAAATCACTTGTGGAATTCCTTTGGAGCAGGGGTCAAGCTGTGATGTTCCTGGTAAAACAGTTACAGTACCACCAAGTCATCCTTACTACCTTCGGAGTTTCCTCGTGGTGCTGAGAGCTGTATTTGAGAATGAAGAAGATAGGATGCTCTTTGATGAACATGAGAGGGGAATTGTAACTAAATTTCATCAATTATCAG CTAGTGGTCAGAAGTTATACGTAAGACTTTTTCAACGTAAATTTGGCTGGATTAAGATGAATAAATTGGAATATGAAGAGATTGCTCCTGACTTAACACCTGTGATTGGAGAATTGCAGCAAGCAGGCTTTCTGCAGACAG AGTCTGAGTTGCAAGAACTCTCTGAAGTGCTTGAACTGCTTTCTGCTCCTGAACTAAAAACCCTGGCCAAGACCTTCCACTTGGTGAATCCCAATGGACAGAAACAGCAACTCGTGGACACCTTTCTCAAATTGGCCAAACAGCCTTCAGTCTGcacttggggaaaaaatcagTCTGGAATCGGTGCCgtgattttaaaaag AGCTAAAGATTTGGCAGGAGAGTCACTGAGAGTCTGTAAAGGCCCTCGGGCTGTGTTTTCCCGGGTCTTGCTGCTATTTTCATTGACGGACTCCATGGAAGACGAGGAAGCTGCCTGTGGTGGTCAGGGACAGCTTTCTACTGTGCTTTTGGTCAATCTTGGCCGAATGGAGTTTCCTAGGTACACCATCAATCGGAAAACCCAAATCTTCCAAGATAGAGATGATCTCATCAG ATACGCAGCGGCCGCGCACATGCTAAGTGACATTTCTACTGCAATGGCCAATGGGAACTGGAAAGAAGCTAAAGAGCTCTCTCAATGTGCAAAAAGTGATTGGAACAAACTGAAAAACCACCCTTCCCTGAG ATACCATGAGAATTTACCACTCTTTCTGCGCTGCTTTACTGTCGGGTGGATTTACACAAGGATTCTGTCCCGTACTGTTGAAATATTGCAGCGACTTCACTTGTATGAG GAAGCAGTCAAGGAACTTGAAAACCTCTTGTCACAGAAAGTGTATTGTCCTGACAGCAGAGGCCGGTGGTGGGATAGATTGGCTCTCAACTTACACCAGCACTTGAAACGCCTTGAACCG GCTATTAAGTGCATCGCAGAAGGGCTGGCAGATCCAGAAGTAAGAACAGGACATCGTCTTTCACTGTATCAGAGAGCCGTGCGCCTGAGagagtctccaagctgtcagaagtACAGGCACCTCTTCCATCGGCTACCAGAAATAACTGTGGAAGATGTTAAACAT GTGACCATCACGGGCCGGCTGTGCCCGCAGCGTGGGATGGGCAAGTCTGTGTTCGTGATGGAGGCTGGGGGGCCCACTGCCCCTGCCACGGTCCTGTGCTCTGTGGAGGAGGTGGCATTGGCCTATTATAGACGCAGCGGCTTCGACCAGG GCATGCCCACTGGACTTGTGTACAGACAGCTTCTTCACGAGCAGGGGGCCGGCCATTGA
- the FAN1 gene encoding fanconi-associated nuclease 1 isoform X6 produces the protein MMSEGKAPVKKRPRRSLSASKTKTKECNSIISFFNNAPPAKLACPVCSKMVQRYDLNRHLDEKCANNDDITPVDQRHVDLTNSHVPTVDLTNIVLEDVTPGKLSPSKISLTPDQSDSAKMGVKQQTSPYFKNNDDLGCKNQDKLRHHNVKVITLGSLSSKLSRRYTEAKRAIDKNEEFANKSPQSSSFTMVRTLVDNCSETEDKDQILENSSQKENVFACDSLKEQSTPEHTVEGTKIMEAESQKDTQEYERSPLGPAFSDNAAMLFSPDLTLGNTLKSTSEHSLAKWESIKGVDNQDVEKCEAGSCEEVKVTVASETKTQLSNWEAKSDSPTHDDSKGHNIQDLSPEGDSDLKNEITCGIPLEQGSSCDVPGKTVTVPPSHPYYLRSFLVVLRAVFENEEDRMLFDEHERGIVTKFHQLSASGQKLYVRLFQRKFGWIKMNKLEYEEIAPDLTPVIGELQQAGFLQTESELQELSEVLELLSAPELKTLAKTFHLVNPNGQKQQLVDTFLKLAKQPSVCTWGKNQSGIGAVILKRAKDLAGESLRVCKGPRAVFSRVLLLFSLTDSMEDEEAACGGQGQLSTVLLVNLGRMEFPRYTINRKTQIFQDRDDLIRYAAAAHMLSDISTAMANGNWKEAKELSQCAKSDWNKLKNHPSLRYHENLPLFLRCFTVGWIYTRILSRTVEILQRLHLYEEAVKELENLLSQKVYCPDSRGRWWDRLALNLHQHLKRLEPAIKCIAEGLADPEVRTGHRLSLYQRAVRLRESPSCQKYRHLFHRLPEITVEDVKHVTITGRLCPQRGMGKSVFVMEAGGPTAPATVLCSVEEVALAYYRRSGFDQGKRDAIEKKCEPQ, from the exons ATGATGTCAGAAGGGAAAGCTCCTGTGAAGAAAAGACCTCGTAGAAGTTTATCAGCcagtaaaactaaaacaaaagaatgtaactctattatttcattttttaacaatgCACCACCTGCTAAGCTTGCCTGCCCTGTTTGTAGTAAAATGGTGCAGAGATATGATTTAAACCGGCATCTTGATGAAAAGTGTGCTAACAATGATGACATCACTCCAGTTGATCAGAGGCATGTTGACTTAACAAATTCACATGTGCCTACAGTAGATTTAACCAATATTGTGTTAGAAGATGTAACGCCAGGAAAGTTGTCACCATCAAAGATAAGTTTAACCCCTGACCAAAGTGATTCAGCAAAAATGGGCGTAAAACAGCAGACCAgcccctactttaaaaataatgatgatttgGGGTGCAAAAATCAAGATAAGCTGAGACATCATAATGTGAAAGTCATTACTTTGGGAAGCCTGTCATCTAAATTGTCCAGAAGATACACAGAGGCTAAAAGAGCAATAGATAAGAATGAGGAATTTGCCAATAAGAGTCCACAGAGTTCCTCATTCACAATGGTTAGGACCCTGGTTGATAACTGTTCAGAGACTGAGGACAAGGATCAAATTTTGGAGAACAGttctcaaaaggaaaatgtgtttgCCTGTGATTCTCTTAAGGAGCAGAGTACACCTGAACATACTGTAGAAGGCACAAAAATAATGGAAGCTGAAAGCCAAAAGGATACCCAGGAATATGAGAGATCACCCCTTGGCCCTGCCTTCtcagataatgctgctatgttATTTTCACCAGATTTAACTCTTGGGAATACATTGAAGTCTACTTCAGAGCACAGTCTTGCAAAGTGGGAGAGCATCAAAGGAGTAGATAATCAAGATGTTGAAAAATGCGAGGCAGGTAGTTGTGAAGAAGTGAAAGTGACTGTTGCTTCAGAAACTAAAACACAGTTGTCAAATTGGGAGGCAAAGTCTGATAGTCCTACACATGATGATTCTAAAGGGCATAACATCCAGGACCTTTCTCCGGAAGGTGACAGTGACTTAAAGAATGAAATCACTTGTGGAATTCCTTTGGAGCAGGGGTCAAGCTGTGATGTTCCTGGTAAAACAGTTACAGTACCACCAAGTCATCCTTACTACCTTCGGAGTTTCCTCGTGGTGCTGAGAGCTGTATTTGAGAATGAAGAAGATAGGATGCTCTTTGATGAACATGAGAGGGGAATTGTAACTAAATTTCATCAATTATCAG CTAGTGGTCAGAAGTTATACGTAAGACTTTTTCAACGTAAATTTGGCTGGATTAAGATGAATAAATTGGAATATGAAGAGATTGCTCCTGACTTAACACCTGTGATTGGAGAATTGCAGCAAGCAGGCTTTCTGCAGACAG AGTCTGAGTTGCAAGAACTCTCTGAAGTGCTTGAACTGCTTTCTGCTCCTGAACTAAAAACCCTGGCCAAGACCTTCCACTTGGTGAATCCCAATGGACAGAAACAGCAACTCGTGGACACCTTTCTCAAATTGGCCAAACAGCCTTCAGTCTGcacttggggaaaaaatcagTCTGGAATCGGTGCCgtgattttaaaaag AGCTAAAGATTTGGCAGGAGAGTCACTGAGAGTCTGTAAAGGCCCTCGGGCTGTGTTTTCCCGGGTCTTGCTGCTATTTTCATTGACGGACTCCATGGAAGACGAGGAAGCTGCCTGTGGTGGTCAGGGACAGCTTTCTACTGTGCTTTTGGTCAATCTTGGCCGAATGGAGTTTCCTAGGTACACCATCAATCGGAAAACCCAAATCTTCCAAGATAGAGATGATCTCATCAG ATACGCAGCGGCCGCGCACATGCTAAGTGACATTTCTACTGCAATGGCCAATGGGAACTGGAAAGAAGCTAAAGAGCTCTCTCAATGTGCAAAAAGTGATTGGAACAAACTGAAAAACCACCCTTCCCTGAG ATACCATGAGAATTTACCACTCTTTCTGCGCTGCTTTACTGTCGGGTGGATTTACACAAGGATTCTGTCCCGTACTGTTGAAATATTGCAGCGACTTCACTTGTATGAG GAAGCAGTCAAGGAACTTGAAAACCTCTTGTCACAGAAAGTGTATTGTCCTGACAGCAGAGGCCGGTGGTGGGATAGATTGGCTCTCAACTTACACCAGCACTTGAAACGCCTTGAACCG GCTATTAAGTGCATCGCAGAAGGGCTGGCAGATCCAGAAGTAAGAACAGGACATCGTCTTTCACTGTATCAGAGAGCCGTGCGCCTGAGagagtctccaagctgtcagaagtACAGGCACCTCTTCCATCGGCTACCAGAAATAACTGTGGAAGATGTTAAACAT GTGACCATCACGGGCCGGCTGTGCCCGCAGCGTGGGATGGGCAAGTCTGTGTTCGTGATGGAGGCTGGGGGGCCCACTGCCCCTGCCACGGTCCTGTGCTCTGTGGAGGAGGTGGCATTGGCCTATTATAGACGCAGCGGCTTCGACCAGG GGAAGAGAGACGCTATAGAGAAGAAGTGTGAACCCCAGTGA